In a single window of the Montipora capricornis isolate CH-2021 chromosome 11, ASM3666992v2, whole genome shotgun sequence genome:
- the LOC138022754 gene encoding trichohyalin-like isoform X3: MAGVISERELSARSKSRKMMVFDPETGCYRKKSEIEDEEALAPEIKSNRVEYQFRIGSDEAETGQTETTSEDIPVFQGSVTTERSIMVNGKNRSKGQEGISEDDLKKGGDPMTENSEEQKKKSAKEPSERKRTTRAMSDESLEEKIREMEKRRERLLLRGLSFEAKESPSESPDKEDDSPRGEPDSPRSLGEDGSKKKRSRSERNKRRLTAEKLSRTKSEDDVLDGSRSSSSNDKAPKIDNKEETFTIQLNNTSKKIENKEETLTIQLNQTENPDEVFVKQEKPVEAGLVDLMTWDDDSTDGRSSPQKDPPEAFRKRADSTDGETFPKPINLVEIEAPITVTEKEKVQNAPVNNMDIDNDDDEDSDLPAQIIESISTWDNKARASNTADEDRKRREKEHEERKRRIEENQRRAAQELKAKKHASVEVNEKEGSEEPFSEMTMKEKRRSLVDMWESFSEAQTQVTSFQEDEIVPQKRSRKILERDNRTISFDPTGEDDGEERGEVDITEAMSSSRPVVVESNEKLTDEEQRWESAEKFQPGRLQKTVFHGMTESAPVIEESNAKPHKGPSRYDWMKGESYADQEALVPTKLKLGLQSNQETQEIPRKSPVQSSSPQPVQMVTKTEDQDSESSSEESESGSESPSESESKEERKPRIDTDEYHKLTEEEKQWESAGHFQPKKLNIALMSSFQQTPTDDGGFRPAPRKTQEGYSAVPKNAPDASPLEQVTVSNKPQSKMIEVEKISPVLEVKAETQPVQMVTKTEDQDAESSCEESESGSESSSESESKEERKPRIDTDEYHKLTEDEKQWESAGHFQPKKLNIALMSSFQQAPTDEGGFRPAPRKTQEGSRAVPKKAPDASPLEQVTVPNKPQSKMIEVEKISPVHEVKAETQPVQMVTKTEDQDAESSSEESESGSESSSESESKEERKPRIDTDEYHKLTEDEKQWESAGHFQPKKLNIALMSSFQQAPTDEGGFRPAHRKTQEGSRAIPKKAPDASPLEQVTVPIDPQRKMVEVEKISPVHEVKAETQPEAFVSNEESESEEEIPGWRKVEEQRRKQEKEEIERAKLEEKLRMEREAMEEDKKDQSDSSDDEFEAKVRTKEIRRINPNLLVQFLTGDEKEPEKPAKLVKLKTEDAGVESSSSDESEDEEEGEEMEEQSQEPRPVEDEYEEKVKSRQIGKLRIDNSPFFQAREDTSEVSQGSKIVLQKDPIVQKVAGSVAESAPPADFDVRRGYANEPDIDSGDGSSEEESDSGDDVPEWRKIEEKRRKQEQEEIERAKLEEQRRREREAVESENEDTEPLDDEFEAKVRTKEIRKINPNVLFQFMGQAGEKENPSSFKREEKEAVEVVQVKDETTSSSEESDADDDKEKAVAGEEDVYETKVKSGQVRKLVLNNSPFYQMTTKEEPQMIDRRFEAKIKIPEPIVQEEALVQVVDDKVVESEPDILFQEPQEGGEYEVKVKSRAVRKLSEDQFGFLRKQEEDERRKSLEKERLKAEREEREMLRKEEERRRRLEAEARAKEEEKILKEEELKRQKQKEKDRKEEERKRKIEEAERVRREEEERVRREEEEEQMRLEEMRRQKLEAKKKFESGVFDEVSVNHTEKDIYSVRRLDSNIFLQFQKTSSEEPKQKSKGKSKEKKENKIPEPETETVVVTSVDLIETSPYDERFDIGPSEDLEYEEKRKKVGKLDKDWFMKQQERQAEEQHLRTRELEEQRLREEKNEMLRVKQEKSHGEGHEPNSEALEKSGSEKTRNKLSNDNFGRGEKDEKVEKKKSRKKKDKSKKEKKSKSKSSEDGSDFVPVHQDEETAHLKMRLQRERDESELLRQEEERRQLAIEEEQYTDDKPKSVGKLNQQQFLMFQQKPPTFKESKKSENVEEIVQVQSHSNVESAPVNIDEALEKEDAEYELKINKGKKLDVDKYLSWRSQEALEGEKRKKKLAEERVRQEQEELAKLRAEEKKRLMKKQEPVDEEYDDEDIGDHQKLELDLERPEEDKADKRVSVGRLPDHFRSTFEGDTSKKDKSGSRRKSDKNKDSKSQQSDSQSKSSRSSSYDSLSYACHDRDLNGAVSPRENEPLEETSTDRSDSNKDAQLKDRPIESSATEEKPVPKKLGLTMFAAFEKSDLTSDVKLRRAKSEKKVRPKSVGNVDLLLWKDDGIIPSSSGSSKKEKKTGSLPRPKSIAF, from the exons ATGGCAGGTGTCATTAGCGAGAGAGAGCTAAGCGCAAGGAGCAAGAGCCGTAAAATGATGGTGTTCGACCCAGAAACAGGGTGTTACAGGAAAAAGTCAGAAATTGAAGATGAGGAGGCCTTAGCACCCGAGATTAAATCCAACAGAGTAGAATATCAGTTTCGTATTGGCTCTGACGAGGCCGAGACTGGACAAACCGAAACAACATCCGAGGACATTCCAGTGTTTCAGGGATCAGTGACAACAGAGCGCAGTATTATGGTAAATGGTAAAAACAGATCGAAAGGCCAAGAAGGAATTAGCGAAGATGATCTCAAAAAGGGTGGGGATCCTATGACTGAAAATTCTGAAGAACAGAAGAAGAAATCTGCAAAGGAACCATCGGAAAGAAAGAGGACGACTCGAGCTATGTCAGATGAATCGTTGGAAGAAAAGATACGAGAAATGGAGAAGCGGAGAGAGCGACTGTTACTTCGTGGACTGTCTTTTGAGGCAAAGGAGAGCCCATCAGAATCTCCTGACAAAGAGGACGATTCCCCACGAGGTGAGCCCGACAGTCCACGAAGCTTAGGCGAAGATGGTTCGAAGAAGAAACGAAGTCGAAGTGAACGAAATAAACGGAGACTAACGGCCGAAAAGTTGAGCCGGACAAAGAGTGAAGACGATGTGTTGGATGGAAGCCGGAGCAGCTCAAGTAACGATAAG GCTCCAAAGATAGATAACAAGGAAGAAACTTTCACGATCCAGTTAAATAACACCTCAAAAAAGATAGAAAACAAAGAGGAAACTTTAACAATACAGTTGAATCAAACCGAGAACCCAGATGAAGTGTTCGTAAAACAGGAAAAACCGGTCGAAGCAGGTCTGGTAGACTTAATGACCTGGGATGACGACTCTACAGATGGTCGATCCTCGCCTCAGAAGGATCCGCCCGAGGCGTTCAGAAAGAGGGCGGACAGTACTGACGGGGAAACGTTTCCAAAGCCGATCAATctagtggagatagaggctcccaTTACAGTTACCGAGAAAGAGAAAGTACAGAATGCACCTGTAAACAATATGGAcatcgataatgatgatgatgaa GATTCCGACCTGCCTGCTCAAATCATTGAGTCAATCTCGACTTGGGACAACAAAGCGCGCGCAAGCAACACTGCGGATGAAGACCGCAAACGCCGTGAGAAAGAACACGAGGAAAGAAAGCGGAGGATAGAAGAAAACCAGCGTAGAGCCGCTCAAGAGCTAAAGGCGAAGAAACATGCCAGCGTTGAGgtaaatgaaaaggaaggaagcgAGGAACCTTTTTCGGAGATGACGATGAAAGAAAAGCGTCGCTCATTGGTTGATATGTGGGAATCGTTCAGTGAGGCCCAAACACAAGTCACTTCCTTTCAGGAGGATGAGATTGTGCCACAAAAACGAAGCAGAAAAATACTAGAACGAGATAACAGAACAATATCG TTTGATCCAACAGGGGAAGACGACGGAGAGGAACGGGGCGAGGTCGATATAACGGAGGCAATGAGCTCGAGTCGACCGGTTGTTGTAGAGAGCAACGAGAAACTAACCGACGAAGAACAAAGATGGGAGAGCGCTGAAAAATTTCAACCAGGACGACTGCAGAAAACTGTGTTTCATGGCATGACCGAATCGGCTCCAGTGATTGAAGAATCGAATGCAAAACCTCACAAAGGACCAAGTCGATATGATTGGATGAAGGGAGAAAGTTACGCGGACCAAGAAGCGCTGGTGCCGACCAAACTTAAGCTAGGTTTGCAGAGTAACCAAGAAACCCAGGAGATACCAAG GAAAAGTCCAGTTCAATCAAGTTCACCCCAG CCAGTACAGATGGTGACGAAGACGGAAGACCAGGATTCAGAAAGCAGCAGCGAGGAAAGCGAGAGCGGAAGTGAAAGCCCAAGCGAGAGCGAAAGCAAAGAGGAGAGAAAACCACGCATAGACACAGACGAATATCACAAACTGACGGAAGAAGAGAAACAGTGGGAAAGTGCTGGACATTTTCAACCAAAAAAGCTGAATATTGCTCTAATGTCAAGTTTTCAACAAACCCCAACAGATGATGGAGGCTTTAGGCCAGCGCCTAGAAAGACGCAGGAAGGTTATAGCGCTGTACCCAAGAATGCCCCTGACGCCAGCCCCTTGGAACAGGTGACTGTATCGAATAAGCCGCAAAGCAAGATGATTGAAGTCGAAAAAATTAG CCCTGTTCTTGAAGTGAAAGCTGAAACACAG CCAGTACAGATGGTGACGAAGACGGAAGACCAGGATGCAGAAAGCAGCTGCGAGGAAAGCGAGAGCGGAAGTGAAAGCTCAAGCGAGAGCGAAAGCAAAGAGGAGAGAAAACCACGCATAGACACAGACGAATATCACAAACTGACGGAAGATGAGAAACAGTGGGAAAGTGCTGGACATTTTCAACCAAAAAAGCTGAATATTGCTCTAATGTCAAGTTTTCAACAAGCCCCAACAGATGAAGGAGGCTTTAGGCCAGCGCCTAGAAAGACGCAGGAAGGTTCTCGCGCTGTACCCAAGAAAGCCCCTGACGCCAGCCCCTTGGAACAGGTGACTGTACCGAATAAGCCGCAAAGCAAGATGATTGAAGTCGAAAAAATTAG cCCTGTTCATGAAGTGAAAGCTGAAACACAG CCAGTACAGATGGTGACGAAGACGGAAGACCAGGATGCAGAAAGCAGCAGCGAGGAAAGCGAGAGCGGAAGTGAAAGCTCAAGCGAGAGCGAAAGCAAAGAGGAGAGAAAACCACGCATAGACACAGACGAATATCACAAACTGACGGAAGATGAGAAACAGTGGGAAAGTGCTGGACATTTTCAACCAAAAAAGCTGAATATTGCTCTAATGTCAAGTTTTCAACAAGCCCCAACAGATGAAGGAGGCTTTAGGCCAGCGCATAGAAAGACGCAGGAAGGTTCTCGCGCTATACCTAAGAAAGCCCCTGACGCCAGCCCCTTGGAACAGGTGACTGTACCGATTGATCCGCAAAGGAAGATGGTTGAAGTCGAAAAAATTAG CCCTGTTCATGAAGTGAAAGCTGAAACACAG CCAGAAGCATTTGTGTCTAATGAAGAGAGTGAAAGCGAAGAAGAAATTCCCGGATGGCGTAAAGTCGAGGAACAGAGGCGAAAGCAAGAGAAGGAAGAGATCGAGAGAGCCAAGCTGGAGGAAAAATTGCGAATGGAGAGAGAGGCCATGGAGGAGGATAAAAAAGATCAAAGCGATTCAAGCGACGACGAGTTTGAAGCCAAAGTTCGCACAAAAGAGATTCGAAGGATTAATCCAAATCTTCTGGTTCAGTTCTTGACAGGCGACGAGAAAGAACCAGAAAAGCCAGCAAAGTTGGTGAAACTGAAAACCGAAGACGCTGGCGTCGAGTCGTCATCTAGTGACGAAagtgaagacgaagaagaagggGAAGAAATGGAAGAGCAGAGCCAGGAGCCTCGTCCTGTGGAAGACGAATATGAAGAGAAAGTCAAAAGCAGGCAGATAGGAAAGTTAAGGATTGATAACAGCCCTTTCTTTCAAGCGAGGGAAGATACCAGCGAAGTTTCCCAGGGCTCCAAAATTGTCCTACAAAAGGATCCTATAGTTCAGAAAGTAGCAGGCAGCGTTGCCGAGTCCGCTCCGCCGGCAGATTTTGACGTGAGGAGAGGTTATGCTAATGAG CCCGATATCGACTCAGGTGATGGTAGTTCGGAGGAAGAAAGCGACTCCGGTGATGACGTCCCAGAGTGGCGCAAGATCGAGGAAAAGAGAAGGAAACAAGAACAGGAAGAAATTGAACGAGCGAAGTTAGAAGAACAAAGGCGGCGAGAAAGAGAAGCGGTGGAATCAGAAAATGAAGATACGGAGCCACTTGACGATGAATTTGAAGCCAAAGTTCGAACGAAGGAGATCCGAAAGATCAATCCAAACGTGTTATTCCAGTTTATGGGCCAGGCGGGTGAGAAAGAAAACCCGTCTAGCTTCAAGAGGGAAGAAAAGGAAGCAGTTGAAGTTGTGCAAGTGAAAGATGAAACTACGTCGTCCAGTGAAGAAAGCGATGCTGATGATGACAAGGAGAAAGCTGTTGCTGGTGAAGAAGATGTATATGAAACAAAGGTGAAAAGTGGACAAGTTAGGAAGTTGGTGCTAAATAATAGTCCTTTCTACCAAATGACAACTAAGGAAGAACCACAAATGATAGACAGACGCTTTGAAGCGAAAATTAAAATTCCGGAACCAATTGTCCAAGAAGAAGCACTTGTTCAAGTCGTGGATGACAAAGTTGTGGAGTCTGAACCCGATATTTTGTTCCAGGAACCACAAGAAGGAGGTGAGTACGAAGTAAAAGTCAAGTCGAGGGCAGTGAGGAAGTTGAGTGAAGATCAATTCGGTTTCCTTCGGAAGCAAGAAGAGGACGAGCGGCGAAAGTCTTTGGAGAAAGAAAGATTGAAAGCTGAGCGAGAAGAACGCGAAATGCTAAGAAAAGAGGAGGAGCGAAGAAGGCGATTGGAAGCTGAAGCTCGTgctaaagaagaagaaaagatcCTTAAAGAGGAGGAGCTAAAGAGACAGAAGCAAAAGGAAAAGGATCGAAAGGAAGAGGAGAGGAAACGGAAGATTGAAGAGGCTGAAAGGGTACGACGGGAGGAGGAAGAGAGAGTACgtcgagaagaagaagaagaacagatGCGATTGGAAGAAATGCGTCGTCAAAAACTAGAGGCAAAGAAAAAATTCGAGTCTGGTGTATTCGATGAAGTTTCTGTAAACCACACAGAGAAAGATATATATAGTGTGAGGCGACTAGATTCTAACATATTCCTGCAATTTCAAAAGACCTCGTCTGAAGAACCAAAGCAGAAATCGAAGGGAAAAAGTAAGGAGAAGAAGGAGAACAAAATACCGGAACCTGAAACAGAAACTGTAGTGGTGACTTCTGTTGACCTCATTGAGACCAGTCCTTATGACGAACGTTTTGACATAGGTCCCTCGGAAGACTTGGAGTAcgaagaaaaacgaaaaaaggtTGGCAAGCTTGACAAGGATTGGTTTATGAAACAGCAGGAAAGGCAAGCAGAGGAACAACACCTGCGGACAAGAGAACTAGAAGAACAAAGGTtgcgagaagagaaaaatgaAATGCTGAGGGTCAAACAAGAGAAAAGCCATGGGGAAGGACATGAACCCAACTCTGAAGCTCTTGAAAAAAGTGGCTCTGagaaaacaaggaacaaacTTAGTAATGATAATTTCGGTCGCGGTGAGAAAGatgaaaaagtggaaaaaaagaaatcaagaaaaaagaaagacaaatcgaagaaagaaaaaaagagtaaGTCAAAGAGCTCCGAAGATGGTAGTGATTTTGTTCCCGTTCATCAAGATGAAGAGACGGCACATCTGAAAATGCGTTTGCAAAGAGAAAGAGACGAGTCAGAACTTCTTCGCCAGGAAGAAGAGAGACGTCAGTTGGCGATAGAAGAGGAGCAGTACACGGACGATAAACCCAAGAGTGTTGGAAAGTTAAATCAGCAACAGTTCTTGATGTTTCAACAGAAGCCACCTAcctttaaagaaagcaaaaaatccGAGAATGTTGAAGAGATTGTACAAGTCCAAAGTCATAGCAATGTGGAGAGCGCTCCCGTTAACATTGACGAGGCTTTGGAAAAAGAAGACGCTGAATATGAGCTGAAGATAAACAAAGGGAAGAAGCTTGATGTTGACAAATACCTCAGCTGGAGATCACAGGAGGCCCTTGAAGGAGAAAAACGTAAAAAGAAACTAGCAGAAGAGAGAGTGCGTCAAGAACAGGAAGAATTGGCTAAGTTGAGAGCCGAAGAGAAAAAGCGCCTTATGAAAAAACAAGAGCCAGTAGATGAAGAGTACGATGACGAAGATATTGGTGACCACCAAAAATTAGAACTTGATTTAGAGAGACCTGAAGAAGATAAAGCAGACAAAAGAGTGAGTGTTGGCCGCTTGCCGGATCactttcgttcaactttcgaaGGAGATACAAGTAAAAAAGATAAATCAGGCTCCCGTCGGAAATCCGATAAAAACAAAGATTCCAAATCACAGCAAAGTGATTCGCAGTCAAAGAGCTCTCGAAGTTCCTCTTACGACAGCCTCTCGTATGCATGTCACGATAGAGACCTTAATGGCGCTGTCAGTCCGAGGGAGAATGAACCTCTGGAGGAGACATCCACGGACAG GAGCGATTCAAACAAGGATGCACAGCTCAAAGATCGACCAATCGAG TCTTCTGCCACAGAGGAAAAGCCAGTCCCCAAGAAACTCGGTTTAACCATGTTCGCTGCGTTTGAAAAGAGCGACCTTACGTCGGACGTCAAGCTACGCCGtgcaaaaagcgaaaaaaaagtCAGGCCAAAGAGTGTTGGCAATGTGGATCTGCTTTTGTGGAAAGATGATGGAATCATTCCCTCTTCATCCGGGTCGTCGAAAAAGGAGAAGAAGACAGGAAGCTTGCCAAGACCCAAGAGCATTGCATTCTAG